A DNA window from Maribellus comscasis contains the following coding sequences:
- the aceE gene encoding pyruvate dehydrogenase (acetyl-transferring), homodimeric type, which produces MAVDTNEKNKVTAFENREWLDSIDYIIKNSDPERVEEIFELLRNRISENGISLNHQFNTPYINTIPQKKESKYPGNRELERKIKSIIRWNAMAMVVQANRKKDGIGGHISTYASAATLYEVGFNHFFRGGDDDKPADIVYFQGHASPGIYARSFLEGRISEKMLENFRRELNPDGGLPSYPHPRLMQDYWQFPTVSMGLAPIMAIYQARFNKYLQDKGLLKAPNQKVWAFLGDGEMDEPESMGALTLASREELDNLIFVINCNLQRLDGPVRGNGSVIQELEAAFKGAGWNVIKVAQGENWDALLEKDKNGALKKRLGELVDGERQKFSISGGDYIRKEFFGKSEELKALVKNMSDEDLEKLRRGGHDPQKVFNAYKKAVNTKNKPTVILAQTIKGYGLGEAGEGRNITHQQKKLNEEELMHFRDRFNIPISDEDVAKAPFYRPDEKSEEIKYLIKRRKELQGFLPKRNRGKAKFEMPESKVFEELFRSSGKRELATTQAAVQLLSKLLKDKNIGKLVVPIVPDESRTFGMDALFRQSGIYAHKGQLYEPVDRESLLYYKEAKNGAILEEGITEAGSMSSFIAAGTAYSTHQINCIPFYVFYSMFGFQRVGDFMWAAADARAKGFLLGGTAGRSTLAGEGLQHQDGHSHLLALTIPTVRAYDPAFAFELAVIIRDGIKRMYDNGEEIFYYITVMNEKYKMPPMPARKEIETGIINGMYKYRSSQKNKHNIHLLGSGSILNEALKAADMLKKEYDIFPEVWSVTSYKMLYDDAVETERVNRFNEEKRKSYIEECVGTDQGTFIAASDYVKALPLSVSRWFPGKFTALGTDGFGLSEHRDELREHFEINANHIVWETLLNLYYQKKINKTVLNQAKEKLNINSDKKSPANI; this is translated from the coding sequence ATGGCAGTGGATACAAATGAAAAAAATAAAGTTACAGCGTTTGAAAACAGGGAGTGGCTGGATTCCATTGATTACATCATCAAAAACAGTGACCCGGAACGTGTGGAGGAAATTTTTGAATTATTACGAAACAGAATCAGTGAAAATGGAATATCGTTAAACCACCAATTCAACACGCCCTATATAAATACAATTCCCCAAAAAAAAGAGTCAAAATATCCGGGAAACCGCGAGTTGGAGCGGAAAATTAAAAGTATTATTCGCTGGAATGCCATGGCAATGGTTGTTCAGGCCAACAGAAAAAAGGACGGGATTGGAGGCCATATTTCAACCTATGCTTCAGCTGCTACGCTTTACGAAGTTGGATTTAACCATTTTTTCAGGGGAGGTGATGACGACAAACCAGCCGATATTGTTTATTTTCAGGGACACGCCTCTCCGGGAATTTACGCCCGTTCGTTTCTGGAAGGAAGAATTTCAGAAAAGATGCTGGAAAATTTTCGGCGTGAATTAAACCCCGACGGAGGATTACCTTCTTACCCACACCCGCGATTAATGCAGGACTACTGGCAGTTTCCAACTGTTTCAATGGGGCTGGCACCAATTATGGCCATTTACCAGGCCCGGTTCAATAAGTATTTACAGGACAAAGGTTTGCTCAAGGCTCCAAATCAAAAAGTGTGGGCATTTTTGGGCGATGGTGAAATGGATGAGCCCGAATCGATGGGGGCGCTTACACTGGCTTCACGTGAAGAACTGGACAATCTGATTTTTGTAATCAACTGCAATCTGCAACGACTTGACGGCCCGGTGCGCGGAAACGGATCTGTTATCCAGGAACTGGAAGCAGCTTTTAAAGGAGCCGGCTGGAATGTAATAAAAGTAGCCCAAGGTGAAAACTGGGATGCTTTGCTTGAGAAAGACAAAAACGGCGCGCTTAAAAAACGCTTAGGCGAATTGGTTGACGGAGAAAGACAGAAATTCTCCATTTCAGGGGGGGATTATATTCGAAAAGAATTCTTTGGAAAAAGTGAGGAATTAAAAGCATTGGTAAAAAACATGAGTGACGAGGATTTGGAAAAACTTCGCCGAGGCGGCCATGATCCTCAAAAAGTATTTAATGCTTACAAAAAAGCGGTGAATACAAAAAATAAACCCACTGTAATTCTGGCACAAACCATAAAGGGCTACGGTTTAGGCGAAGCCGGTGAAGGAAGAAACATTACGCATCAGCAAAAAAAATTAAACGAAGAAGAGCTGATGCATTTTCGCGACAGATTTAACATTCCAATTTCAGATGAAGATGTAGCAAAAGCTCCGTTTTACAGACCCGACGAAAAAAGCGAAGAGATAAAATATTTAATCAAAAGACGAAAGGAATTACAAGGATTCCTTCCCAAAAGAAACCGGGGGAAAGCAAAATTTGAAATGCCGGAATCTAAGGTTTTTGAAGAACTTTTCAGAAGTTCAGGGAAACGCGAATTAGCTACAACTCAGGCTGCTGTTCAGCTGCTTTCAAAACTTTTAAAAGATAAAAATATTGGAAAACTGGTTGTTCCAATCGTTCCCGATGAATCGAGAACATTTGGAATGGACGCGCTGTTTCGGCAATCGGGGATTTACGCCCATAAAGGCCAGTTGTACGAACCGGTTGACAGGGAAAGTTTGCTGTATTACAAAGAGGCCAAAAACGGCGCAATTCTGGAAGAAGGAATCACCGAAGCTGGCTCCATGTCGTCGTTTATTGCTGCGGGCACAGCTTATTCAACGCATCAGATCAATTGCATTCCCTTTTATGTTTTCTACTCCATGTTTGGATTTCAGCGGGTTGGTGATTTTATGTGGGCTGCTGCTGATGCGCGGGCAAAAGGATTTTTGCTGGGAGGAACTGCCGGACGGTCTACGCTCGCAGGAGAAGGCCTTCAGCATCAGGACGGACACAGTCACCTGCTTGCCTTAACCATTCCCACAGTACGAGCCTACGACCCGGCATTTGCCTTTGAGCTGGCTGTAATTATTCGTGATGGGATAAAAAGAATGTATGACAACGGAGAAGAAATTTTCTACTACATCACAGTAATGAATGAAAAATATAAAATGCCGCCAATGCCCGCACGAAAAGAGATTGAAACGGGAATTATAAACGGGATGTACAAATACCGCAGCAGCCAGAAAAACAAACACAATATTCATTTGCTGGGAAGCGGCTCCATTCTGAACGAAGCATTAAAAGCCGCCGACATGCTCAAAAAAGAATACGATATTTTCCCGGAAGTGTGGAGTGTCACCAGTTATAAAATGTTGTATGACGATGCCGTGGAAACAGAACGGGTAAACCGCTTTAATGAAGAAAAACGGAAAAGTTATATCGAGGAATGTGTAGGCACCGACCAGGGAACCTTTATTGCAGCAAGCGATTATGTGAAAGCACTTCCACTTTCGGTTTCCAGGTGGTTTCCCGGAAAATTTACAGCACTTGGAACCGATGGATTTGGCCTTAGTGAGCACCGCGATGAATTAAGAGAACACTTTGAAATCAATGCGAATCATATTGTTTGGGAGACTTTGTTGAATCTGTATTATCAGAAAAAAATCAATAAAACGGTTTTAAATCAGGCAAAAGAAAAACTGAACATCAACAGCGATAAAAAGTCGCCTGCAAACATCTGA
- a CDS encoding 2-oxo acid dehydrogenase subunit E2, producing the protein MKKEIRIPDIAENVETGLIAGILVSAGDKVSKDQALVEIETDKATTDIPSPFDGVVDEIKVEEGDEVKVDQVIMIIETEGEAKGDTESDDKNKEKNAGSEDEKEEKTKEKAEDDGEEAGSKDGEERKKESDTTEKDEKETKDLSDIPASPSVRRLARELDVDLTQVEGSGPGKRITAEDVKSFSKRPEKTEEQKKSAHLPDFSQWGPTSKKSMTTIRKITAKNVSKAWQTIPHVTQFDEADITGLEDFRKNYAGKVEKAGGKLTVTAILLKILGFALQKFPRFNSSLDIENDQIINKHYYNVGIAADTPQGLLVPVVRDVNSKSLTELSTELSELAQKARDKKLSTEEMQGGNFTISNLGGIGGTAFTPIVLPPQVAILGVSRAKYKPVYKDDELKKRLIIPLSLSYDHRVIDGADGARFLRWICDVIEDPYAILQ; encoded by the coding sequence ATGAAAAAAGAAATTAGAATTCCCGATATAGCAGAAAATGTTGAAACCGGATTAATTGCCGGAATATTGGTTTCAGCAGGCGATAAAGTTTCGAAAGACCAAGCCCTGGTCGAAATAGAAACCGACAAAGCAACCACCGATATTCCTTCGCCTTTTGATGGCGTTGTTGACGAAATAAAAGTGGAAGAAGGTGATGAAGTAAAAGTAGACCAGGTTATTATGATTATTGAAACCGAAGGAGAAGCGAAAGGCGACACAGAAAGCGACGACAAAAACAAAGAAAAAAACGCTGGCTCGGAAGACGAAAAAGAGGAAAAGACAAAAGAAAAAGCTGAGGATGATGGCGAAGAGGCCGGAAGTAAAGATGGCGAAGAAAGAAAAAAAGAAAGTGATACAACTGAAAAAGATGAAAAAGAAACAAAGGATTTAAGTGATATTCCTGCATCACCATCAGTTCGAAGGCTGGCGCGTGAATTGGATGTAGATTTGACTCAGGTTGAGGGCAGTGGACCGGGGAAAAGAATTACTGCAGAAGATGTAAAAAGTTTTAGCAAAAGACCGGAGAAAACAGAAGAACAAAAAAAATCTGCTCATCTACCCGATTTTTCGCAGTGGGGACCGACATCCAAAAAATCAATGACAACCATTCGAAAAATTACCGCAAAAAATGTTTCAAAAGCATGGCAAACGATTCCGCATGTAACTCAATTTGATGAGGCCGACATTACCGGACTTGAAGATTTCAGAAAAAATTATGCAGGAAAAGTGGAAAAAGCCGGTGGAAAGCTTACCGTTACAGCTATCTTATTAAAAATCTTGGGATTCGCGCTTCAAAAATTCCCTCGTTTTAACTCCAGCCTTGATATTGAAAACGATCAAATTATAAACAAACATTATTACAATGTGGGAATTGCCGCAGATACGCCACAGGGTTTGCTGGTTCCGGTGGTTCGCGATGTGAATTCAAAATCGCTTACAGAGCTCTCGACAGAACTAAGCGAACTGGCACAAAAAGCCCGGGACAAGAAACTTTCCACAGAGGAAATGCAGGGAGGCAATTTTACAATTTCGAATCTTGGTGGTATTGGCGGAACTGCATTCACACCTATTGTTTTGCCGCCTCAGGTGGCCATTCTGGGTGTATCAAGAGCAAAATACAAACCGGTTTATAAAGACGATGAGTTGAAAAAACGCTTAATCATCCCGTTGTCGCTTTCATACGACCACCGAGTGATTGATGGTGCTGACGGCGCCCGTTTCCTGCGTTGGATTTGTGATGTGATTGAAGACCCTTATGCCATTTTGCAATAA
- the lpdA gene encoding dihydrolipoyl dehydrogenase, with the protein MSTSEKYKLVIIGAGPGGYRAAFMAADLGLDVTLIDPELNPGGVCLYRGCIPTKALLHLARIKADAEHAGDLGIHFDKVRVNTEEVGKWKTGVVKKLTGGLGQLVKARKINYVRGKATFLDSETIQIETNEGDKKERTFENAIVATGANPIELPGIDMSNPKIMHSAQSLELKDIPNKMLVVGGGYIGLEMAAIYKSLGTEITVVELTDDLMPGMDKDLVHEFKKVNKNTFKEILPETKLKTLREKGEAIEADFEDAKKKKFSKTYDKVLVSVGQNPNTQNIGLENTSVETDQKGFIKVNAQMQSTQKNIYAIGDVAGPPLLAHKASYEGKVAAEVIAEKKSANDAKAIPAVIYTEPEIAVCGLSEKEAKEKGISYKVVKFPWPASGRAIAMNEKSGFTKLLVNPDNERILGAGIVGRNAGDMIAEIALAIEMAATAEDVALTIHPHPTLSETIMEAAEMFYGHPAHTFIKK; encoded by the coding sequence ATGAGTACATCAGAAAAATATAAATTGGTAATTATAGGTGCAGGCCCGGGGGGCTACCGAGCCGCTTTTATGGCGGCTGATCTGGGACTTGATGTTACCTTGATTGATCCGGAACTCAACCCGGGAGGCGTTTGTCTGTACCGGGGATGTATTCCAACCAAAGCCCTGCTTCATCTGGCGAGAATAAAAGCCGATGCCGAACATGCAGGCGACCTTGGAATTCATTTTGATAAAGTAAGAGTGAATACAGAGGAAGTTGGAAAATGGAAAACCGGCGTGGTGAAAAAACTTACCGGTGGTTTGGGCCAGCTGGTAAAAGCACGAAAAATAAATTATGTCCGCGGGAAGGCAACATTTTTGGATTCGGAAACCATTCAGATCGAAACAAACGAAGGCGATAAAAAAGAGAGAACATTCGAAAATGCAATCGTTGCAACTGGAGCCAACCCCATCGAACTGCCGGGAATTGATATGAGCAACCCGAAAATAATGCATTCGGCACAATCGCTCGAATTAAAAGACATTCCCAATAAAATGTTGGTTGTTGGCGGAGGTTACATTGGGTTGGAAATGGCGGCAATTTATAAATCGCTGGGAACGGAAATAACAGTCGTAGAACTAACTGACGATTTAATGCCGGGAATGGATAAAGATTTGGTCCATGAATTCAAAAAGGTCAATAAAAATACCTTTAAAGAAATTCTTCCGGAGACAAAACTAAAAACCCTCAGGGAAAAAGGTGAAGCAATTGAAGCCGACTTTGAAGACGCCAAAAAAAAGAAGTTCAGCAAAACATACGATAAAGTTCTCGTTTCGGTGGGGCAAAATCCGAACACCCAAAATATAGGTCTGGAAAATACTTCAGTAGAAACCGACCAAAAAGGCTTTATAAAAGTAAATGCGCAAATGCAAAGCACGCAAAAAAATATATACGCTATTGGCGATGTTGCCGGGCCGCCACTATTGGCGCATAAAGCAAGCTACGAAGGAAAAGTAGCCGCAGAAGTAATTGCGGAGAAAAAATCGGCAAACGATGCTAAAGCAATCCCGGCTGTAATATATACCGAACCCGAAATTGCAGTTTGCGGACTCAGCGAAAAAGAGGCAAAAGAAAAAGGAATCAGTTACAAAGTAGTAAAATTCCCGTGGCCCGCGTCGGGTAGGGCAATTGCCATGAACGAAAAATCGGGATTTACAAAACTTTTAGTAAACCCCGACAACGAACGAATTTTAGGAGCGGGAATCGTGGGCAGAAATGCAGGAGATATGATTGCCGAGATAGCACTTGCCATTGAAATGGCAGCTACTGCAGAAGATGTGGCATTAACCATTCACCCCCACCCTACACTTTCGGAAACCATTATGGAAGCCGCCGAAATGTTCTACGGGCATCCGGCGCACACATTCATAAAAAAATAA
- a CDS encoding PRC-barrel domain-containing protein produces MKRSIRELLGYTIQAIDGEKGKVNDFLFDDETWIIRYLEGDLGSFFSEKRVLIPREHLSEPNWGNEHFPIKLTVKKIENSPDLEFDLPVSRTYEKDLTDHYELTPYWPAYPMGAEGVASMIYPQGPLRTPKSMENEDKIETHLRSFNEIRGYFINAIDDRFGHIYDLIIDDDLWQIMYVVVDTKNFVPWSKRVLLPIEVIEEISYKKQEAIVNLPKDTIKDAPEYDPALAVNSEYEKVLYDFYGRKVTH; encoded by the coding sequence ATGAAACGTAGTATTAGAGAATTATTAGGATATACAATTCAAGCCATTGATGGCGAAAAAGGAAAAGTGAATGACTTCTTATTTGATGACGAAACATGGATTATCAGGTATCTTGAAGGTGACTTGGGTAGTTTCTTTTCTGAAAAGAGAGTATTAATTCCACGTGAACATTTAAGTGAGCCTAACTGGGGAAATGAGCACTTCCCTATAAAATTGACTGTAAAAAAGATAGAGAATTCTCCTGATTTAGAGTTTGATCTACCAGTCTCAAGAACTTACGAAAAAGACCTCACCGATCACTATGAACTTACACCATACTGGCCCGCATATCCCATGGGAGCAGAAGGTGTAGCTTCGATGATATATCCGCAGGGTCCGTTGAGAACGCCCAAAAGCATGGAGAATGAAGATAAAATTGAAACCCATTTAAGAAGTTTTAATGAAATCAGGGGATATTTTATTAATGCCATAGACGACCGTTTTGGTCATATTTATGATTTAATAATTGATGATGACTTGTGGCAGATTATGTATGTAGTAGTTGATACAAAAAATTTCGTACCCTGGAGTAAAAGAGTCCTCCTCCCTATTGAAGTGATTGAGGAGATAAGCTATAAAAAACAGGAAGCTATTGTTAATCTGCCCAAAGACACCATAAAAGACGCTCCTGAGTATGATCCTGCCCTGGCTGTAAATTCGGAATATGAAAAAGTATTATACGATTTTTATGGCAGAAAAGTAACCCATTAA
- a CDS encoding superoxide dismutase family protein, translating to MKKISLSFSWLLAVLFLLSAQSCTTNTRSGQDNESEEQPMLQDEKQAEPQVIKAVCVLHPTEGNDVKGIVTFTESSTGVVTVIADLEGLTPGKHGFHIHQYGDCTKPDGTSAGGHFNPEHKDHGGPTDMDRHVGDLGNIEAGEDGTAHIELTDTMLKLNGASSIIGRGIIVHAGEDDLTSQPTGAAGARVACGVIGIADPNS from the coding sequence ATGAAAAAAATTAGTTTATCGTTCAGTTGGTTGCTGGCAGTATTGTTTTTATTGTCAGCCCAGTCATGTACAACAAATACGAGAAGCGGGCAAGATAATGAAAGTGAAGAACAGCCAATGTTACAAGACGAGAAGCAAGCTGAACCACAAGTTATAAAAGCAGTTTGTGTTTTACATCCAACCGAAGGTAACGATGTAAAAGGCATAGTAACATTTACCGAAAGCAGTACGGGTGTTGTAACAGTTATTGCCGACCTGGAAGGTTTAACTCCCGGGAAGCACGGATTTCATATTCACCAATATGGCGACTGCACAAAACCCGACGGAACATCGGCTGGTGGACATTTTAATCCTGAACATAAGGATCATGGTGGCCCAACTGATATGGACAGGCATGTGGGCGACCTCGGAAATATTGAAGCTGGAGAAGACGGAACAGCTCATATTGAACTGACCGATACAATGTTAAAACTAAATGGTGCAAGTTCAATTATAGGTAGAGGAATTATTGTGCATGCCGGAGAAGATGATTTAACTTCTCAGCCAACAGGGGCTGCCGGAGCTAGAGTTGCCTGCGGTGTAATTGGAATTGCAGATCCAAACAGTTAA
- a CDS encoding SDR family NAD(P)-dependent oxidoreductase, with the protein MNVLITGISSGLGFGLAKHYLENGDTVLGIGRNSNPELDSFSNFQFLKQDISDFVNLSQQVSVFLKNVHHLDLVILNAGILSEIKDVKETSIDEIQKVMNVNVWANKMLIDILTDEIGKIQQIIAISSGASVSGARGWNAYSLSKATLNMLISLYAKEFPEIHFCALAPGLIDSKMQDYIYDLPENENYPVVQRLKKAKGTEQMPGPEKAAENISKNIERLKDYESGSFIDIRTI; encoded by the coding sequence ATGAATGTTTTAATTACAGGAATTAGTTCAGGATTAGGATTTGGATTGGCAAAACATTATTTGGAGAACGGAGATACGGTTTTGGGAATAGGCCGGAATTCAAATCCTGAGCTGGATTCTTTTAGTAATTTTCAGTTTCTGAAACAGGATATATCAGATTTTGTAAATCTCAGTCAACAGGTCTCTGTATTTTTGAAAAATGTCCATCACCTGGATCTCGTTATTTTGAATGCGGGAATTCTAAGTGAGATTAAGGATGTAAAGGAAACCAGTATAGATGAGATTCAGAAAGTGATGAATGTAAATGTATGGGCAAATAAAATGCTAATCGATATTTTAACCGATGAGATTGGAAAAATTCAGCAAATTATAGCTATTTCTTCTGGTGCTTCTGTTAGTGGGGCGCGTGGTTGGAATGCGTATTCACTATCAAAAGCAACACTGAATATGCTCATAAGTTTGTATGCAAAAGAGTTCCCTGAAATTCATTTTTGCGCACTTGCTCCCGGGTTAATTGATTCCAAAATGCAGGATTATATTTATGATCTACCAGAAAACGAAAATTATCCGGTAGTGCAACGCCTCAAAAAAGCAAAAGGAACAGAACAAATGCCGGGGCCCGAAAAAGCAGCTGAAAATATTTCAAAAAATATTGAGAGGTTAAAAGATTATGAATCAGGTTCATTTATCGATATTAGAACGATATAA
- a CDS encoding HdeD family acid-resistance protein, translated as MRNFIQRNLKSLNGVLAIIFGLVAIFLPGITLAALGVYFALTILVGGISLVAGAIRLKKHNPTWYFLLPEGIIGLLLGILILSRPEVVATFFVAIMGIWALIIGVILIVSFFRNRNASFSKTIMLLVGILSVITGGIIIFNPFESTRMITVMIGIYALIYGLFSIINASRFKLN; from the coding sequence ATGAGAAATTTTATACAACGAAATTTAAAAAGCCTAAATGGAGTTCTGGCAATCATTTTTGGGTTGGTAGCAATATTTCTTCCGGGAATAACCCTGGCAGCACTTGGAGTGTATTTTGCATTAACAATCCTGGTTGGTGGTATATCCCTGGTAGCAGGAGCTATCCGGCTAAAAAAGCATAACCCAACATGGTATTTTTTACTGCCGGAAGGAATCATAGGATTGTTACTGGGAATTTTAATTCTTTCAAGACCCGAGGTAGTAGCCACTTTTTTTGTAGCAATTATGGGCATCTGGGCACTAATAATTGGTGTAATCCTCATCGTTTCCTTTTTCAGAAACAGGAATGCCAGTTTTTCAAAAACCATAATGTTGTTGGTGGGCATTTTGTCAGTTATAACCGGAGGGATAATTATTTTCAATCCTTTTGAAAGTACCCGGATGATAACTGTTATGATTGGTATTTATGCATTAATCTACGGATTGTTTTCAATTATTAATGCATCCAGATTTAAGTTAAATTAG
- a CDS encoding energy transducer TonB, translating into MKKTITSLFAVVFAMFFVFGASAQKHMHHKNNYMISDLERMEDENMDYLNQIYKIVKDYPAFSYTYSLEDGKVKNVVVEGVNNNLDRKRLEIVLFDLKTNKNRMKNKANRMGVFYSVDEQAEYEDGWESLKTDILSNLNYADEAKNWGVEGTVFVKFVVDENGEIPFISTSTNMESPIDMHVDKLEQAAAEAIKATSGDWEPSEVENEEVASLLIIPVTFDVKKSPFLPTMIL; encoded by the coding sequence ATGAAAAAAACGATTACAAGTTTATTTGCAGTTGTATTTGCAATGTTCTTCGTCTTTGGAGCTTCGGCGCAAAAACACATGCACCACAAAAACAATTACATGATAAGTGATTTAGAAAGAATGGAAGACGAAAACATGGATTATTTAAACCAGATTTACAAAATCGTAAAAGACTATCCTGCCTTTTCCTACACCTACAGCTTAGAAGATGGTAAAGTTAAAAACGTGGTAGTGGAAGGGGTTAATAATAATCTGGACAGAAAAAGACTTGAAATAGTACTATTTGACCTGAAAACCAATAAAAACAGGATGAAAAACAAAGCCAACCGAATGGGTGTTTTTTATTCAGTTGACGAACAAGCTGAATATGAAGACGGTTGGGAATCATTAAAAACAGATATTTTAAGTAACCTGAATTACGCTGATGAAGCAAAAAACTGGGGTGTTGAAGGAACCGTTTTTGTAAAATTTGTTGTTGATGAAAATGGAGAAATTCCTTTTATTTCCACAAGTACAAACATGGAATCGCCAATAGACATGCATGTTGATAAACTTGAACAAGCAGCAGCAGAAGCTATTAAAGCAACATCAGGAGACTGGGAACCGAGTGAAGTTGAGAATGAAGAAGTAGCCTCACTCCTTATTATTCCGGTTACATTTGATGTAAAGAAAAGTCCATTTTTACCTACAATGATATTGTAG
- a CDS encoding NAD-dependent succinate-semialdehyde dehydrogenase — protein sequence MTLKSINPYTGKVIQEFETFSDTEINEALENSVEAFDEWIRTTFEYRKKLMLKVADLLKESNSLLAQTITKEMGKTKAEATAEIEKCVWVCEHYAENAESMLHREAVATDAHMAFVQFEPLGTILGVMPWNFPFWQVFRFAAPTLMAGNVIVLKHASNVQISARAIQGIFEKAGFPSGVFQNLVIGSEKVKDIVEHKAVKAISLTGSEQAGAEVAQLAGKNIKKTVLELGGNNSFIVLEDAEIDKAVEIGLKARMQNAGQSCIAAKRFIVHKNISEEFIEKFRKAINKLSFGDPFNMQSDIGPLSSKKQAEVVTQQVRKSVEMGAKVIAGDMPEGALYPPTLVIGVKPGMPLFEEEVFGPVAPIIIAQDTEEAIYLSNLSNYGLGVSLFTNNLEKAEELIPEFEDGAVFVNALVKSHPRLPFGGTKQSGYGRELALNGIREFVNVKTVYIDKFQDIRTDKKRTAISMGTPG from the coding sequence ATGACATTAAAAAGTATAAATCCTTACACAGGAAAAGTGATTCAAGAGTTTGAAACGTTTTCAGATACTGAAATTAATGAGGCCCTGGAAAATTCGGTTGAAGCATTTGATGAATGGATAAGAACCACTTTTGAATACCGTAAGAAGCTGATGTTAAAGGTTGCAGATTTATTAAAGGAAAGTAACAGTTTACTTGCGCAAACCATTACAAAAGAAATGGGAAAAACAAAAGCAGAAGCAACAGCTGAAATAGAGAAATGTGTCTGGGTATGCGAACATTATGCTGAAAATGCTGAGTCGATGTTGCATCGTGAGGCTGTGGCCACAGACGCGCATATGGCTTTTGTACAGTTTGAACCACTGGGGACAATTCTGGGTGTAATGCCCTGGAACTTTCCCTTCTGGCAGGTTTTTCGTTTTGCTGCGCCAACATTAATGGCAGGCAATGTAATTGTATTGAAACATGCTTCCAATGTTCAGATTTCTGCCCGGGCTATCCAGGGTATTTTTGAAAAAGCAGGATTCCCTTCGGGTGTTTTTCAAAATTTAGTAATTGGTTCAGAGAAAGTAAAAGATATTGTTGAACACAAAGCTGTAAAAGCAATTTCTTTAACCGGGAGTGAACAAGCCGGAGCGGAAGTAGCTCAATTGGCAGGGAAAAATATTAAAAAAACGGTTCTTGAGCTGGGAGGAAATAATTCTTTTATCGTACTTGAAGATGCAGAGATTGATAAAGCCGTTGAAATTGGGTTAAAAGCCCGTATGCAAAATGCAGGTCAGAGTTGCATTGCAGCAAAACGATTTATTGTTCATAAAAATATCAGTGAGGAATTTATTGAAAAATTCAGAAAGGCAATAAACAAATTGTCGTTTGGCGATCCGTTTAACATGCAGAGCGATATTGGCCCGCTTTCAAGTAAAAAACAAGCGGAAGTAGTAACTCAACAGGTTCGTAAATCGGTTGAAATGGGGGCAAAAGTTATTGCCGGTGATATGCCCGAAGGAGCCTTGTATCCGCCAACTTTAGTAATTGGGGTAAAGCCCGGTATGCCACTTTTTGAAGAGGAAGTTTTTGGTCCGGTGGCGCCAATAATTATTGCACAAGATACAGAAGAGGCCATTTATTTAAGTAATCTTTCAAATTATGGTCTGGGTGTTTCATTGTTTACCAATAACCTTGAGAAAGCTGAAGAGTTAATTCCTGAGTTTGAAGACGGGGCTGTATTTGTAAATGCTTTGGTAAAATCTCATCCTCGCTTACCTTTTGGGGGGACTAAACAATCGGGTTACGGAAGAGAGCTTGCCTTAAATGGTATTCGCGAATTTGTAAATGTAAAAACAGTTTATATCGATAAATTTCAGGATATCAGAACAGATAAAAAAAGAACGGCGATTAGTATGGGAACACCTGGTTAG